The DNA window aaatcttctttcacACTTACCTTCATGCGTTTTCCATGTCaaactaacatttttatttttttcaacaatTTACGCTATttaatttcttcttcttattataattaaaaaatcatcACTCCAATTACATCAACTTTGAtagataatatttttttatttatattcacACCTTCTTCCTCAATTTCAATTCTTTGATACTCTTAATAATCTCGTCTCGTCTCGTCTCGtctcatctcttttttttttactgaATTCATTTATTATCTTAGCTCAAATTAATTGCTTCTTATCCTATGGATTTAATGAGATGAGATAAGGCCAGAAactttaatttcttatttttttttatttcttgaatttaattttgtctttattttatttttgtacttTTGTTATTAGGAAAATGGCAGATCTTGGATATCAcagaaattccaaaaaatgcaaAGAAAAATTTGAGAATGTTTACAAGTATCACAAGAGAACCAAAGAAGGAAGAGGTGGAAAATCAGAAGGCAAAACTTATAGATTTTTTGATCAATTACAAGCCCTTGAAAATAACCCTTCAATTCAATCACCAAGGGTGCCACAAACACAGTTGAATATTTCAACATTACCTCCAACAacaccttcatcatcatcattaccaaTTTCAACTACATCAACTACACCTACAACCACAAATCCATTGCTATTGCCACCTTCTATTACTATTCACACCCCTTCCATCACCACCACCGCCGCGGCCACCACTGTTCCATCGACAACCACAATTACACCACCAATAGCAATGTCTTTACCTCAAGTTCAAAACGTTGTCTCACAATCCAACCCTACATATTTTCCATCAATACCACCCACAACAACAATAATAGCTACAAACACCAATAACCAAATTACCATTACACCTCCACCATCTTCATTTCCCAACATTTCAACTGAATTCTTTTCGAATTCGAGTTCATCTTCAACTTCTTCAGAGGAAACAACGACAATGGAAGGCGGGGGAAACCGGAGGAAACGGAAGAGGAAATGGAAGGATTTCTTTGAGAGACTAATGAAGGAAGTTGTTGAGAAACAAGAGGAGCTGCATAAGAGATTCTTGGAAGCTATTGAGAAAAGAGAATTGGAGAGAGGTGCTAGAGAAGAAGCTTGGAGGTTGCAAGAGATGCAAAGGATTAATAGAGAAAGGGAAATTCTGGCTCAAGAGAGATCTATTGCTGCTGCCAAAGATGCTGCTGTTATGGCTTTTTTACAAAAGATTGCTGATCAGCAACAAGAGCAACAGCAAAATATCGGTGTTCCTGTTGCATTGAACACCAGCATTGCTCCTCAACAACAGCAACCGCCACAAGAACCGACACCAGCACCAGCATCAGCACCAGCACCAGCACCAGCACCGACGCCAACACCAATGCCGACTCCGACTTCAGCACCTGCATCAGCACCAGTGTCATTGCCGATAACAATACAGCCACAGCAACAAGTTCAAACTCCGACTTCAGTAGTGCAAGTGCAACAAACAGCACCAGCAGCACCAGTTATTTCTCAGGCTTCACCGCTGCCGCAACAACAACAGGTTCAGGTTCAAGTTCAGCGGCAAGCAAATATGGACATTGTGAAAAGTGACAACAATGGTGAGAGTTTGATGCAAGCAAGTTCATCAAGGTGGCCGAAAACCGAGGTTGAGGCATTGATAAGGCTGAGAACAACTCTTGATATGAAGTATCAAGAAAATGGACCTAAGGGGCCATTATGGGAGGAGATTTCAGGGTTGATGAAGAATCTGGGGTACAATAGGAATGCAAAGAGGTGCAAAGAGAAATGGGAGAATATCAACAAATACTTCAAGAAAGTGAAGGAGAGCAACAAGAAGAGGCCAGAAGATTCAAAGACATGTCCGTATTTTCACCAACTCGATGCTCTATATCGGGAGAAGAACAAGGGCGAAGGCACCAGCGCGTCAAGGCCCGAGGGAACAATGATGGCACCATTGATGGTGCGGCCAGAACAGCAATGGCCTCCACAGCCACAACCGCCACCAGTAACTGGGGCAGATGTGACCATGGAGGATGCTGAGAATGACCGGCCTCACCGTGATGATGAAGAGTATTATGACGATGACGAcggtgatgaagaagatgaagacgaaGGAAGTGACAACTATGAAGTGGTTGCAAGCAAACCACCACCACCTCAATAAAAGAGAAGTAAATAATGATTGAAATCAATCATAGCAATGAGGCTCTAGGTGGGGGTCCAAATGAGTGCATGGTCTATTGTAAAAAGTGGTGGCATGCAGCGGAATACGGTGGCAACAACGGCGGCATTAATGGTGGTTGGTTATTCAAATTTTTGAATTTATACATAGGGGTAGAGTGGTGTGAGGAATCTTTAAACTGAAGTATTTGATACAGTGGTACTATAATCAGTAagattatatgttttttttttcaaaaccggaaataattaattattttttgagctaaataaataagttaataagGGAAATGGGAATTTAAGATAGAAGTTCAGACAAAATGAATAATAGAGGAAGAAACCTTGAATAATGTTATTGtacttttctttatatttttttttctttctgttttcatGTTTATGGTGGTGTAAATGGGAAAAAACCATTGATTGGGGGGATTTATTGTTTTCTTCTttatattagattttattttatttttcagaaatttttagttttagttttgttGTTCTTCCATTGTTTgtggttattttattttttgctttgcaATTAAATATTTATGTATTTACTATTAAGTTGGATTAACGAgacaaatattattttgtttgaaaattatataattaaattaaattaaattttattaatcacTTGGAAAATATTAATGCCAATATTTTTCAGTAAAATATTTAAGTTTTACATAATTACAGTATAATTGTAATTTTTGATAAATTTATTGTTTATACAAACACAATCTTTAAGTTTTATATAATTACACTATAATTGTAACTTTTGCCAAATTTATTCATCAGAGTTTAAAATTTCTTTTGGTTGAATAATTTTGAGATGATAAAATATGAGAtgagcaaaagaaaagaaaagagaatattAGAACAGTGAAAATTTAAATTGTAGCTAGAAAAgaagagagaagaaaaagaaagtgaTACTGAAAAAATGGGAAAAAAAGAAAGTAGAAAAAAAGGAGGCTTAAAATTGTGGGGACAAAGACCCAACTCTTTGTTTTGGAATAGGACCCTTCCCTTGCAGAAAATGCCAGCATCACACATGGAGTCATAAACTCTTTGGTGGGAGGGTCCACCAAAAGGAATCTTGTGAGTTGTAAGAGCCTAAAACAATATCACATTGTAATATTGTTGTTTAGTTTTACAAGATATGTGTTTCTCTTCATGGGTGTCAGTCCTATATGAAAATCATGAAATATTTCCATTGTTAACTTAATCTAATTagtaaattatttctttttttatgttTTGGTTGATTCCATTGAAACTTTCAAAGAAGTAAacaaatttaaatggaaattggTTCGGTAGATAAATAGttgatttatatattataaagtatAAATAAAGATGAAGGAACATTAAAGGCTTGGGCCCccttttttacatatttttaagaCAAACTAGATACATCATAGATATaatacatcttctggaaaaattTCTAATCAGTTATTATATTTTGGTAATTGTTATAGGGTGTAGTATTTTTTGGTCTTTAAAATAAGTGTAATTAGTTAATGTATTTTGGTAATCGGTTACTACTGTattgagttttattttaaaaaaaaaagttgtaaccggttacatgtttgATGTAATCAGTTATAGACAGACAATTTTcaattttatgttattttgagTTTGTTACCTTGTGCCCTAATCTATTGTAATTTGTATGAATACCTAAGCGGTATATCAATCAATGTGAATGTGCATTCTCACTGT is part of the Vicia villosa cultivar HV-30 ecotype Madison, WI linkage group LG2, Vvil1.0, whole genome shotgun sequence genome and encodes:
- the LOC131653045 gene encoding trihelix transcription factor DF1-like, which translates into the protein MLGDSAVLGTGGGGGGSSGDGAGASASAGAYHDGGDTVAGGGGSISGDDERGGGSRNEEGGDRNFGGNRWPRQETIALLKIRSEMDVTFRDASVKGPLWDEVSRKMADLGYHRNSKKCKEKFENVYKYHKRTKEGRGGKSEGKTYRFFDQLQALENNPSIQSPRVPQTQLNISTLPPTTPSSSSLPISTTSTTPTTTNPLLLPPSITIHTPSITTTAAATTVPSTTTITPPIAMSLPQVQNVVSQSNPTYFPSIPPTTTIIATNTNNQITITPPPSSFPNISTEFFSNSSSSSTSSEETTTMEGGGNRRKRKRKWKDFFERLMKEVVEKQEELHKRFLEAIEKRELERGAREEAWRLQEMQRINREREILAQERSIAAAKDAAVMAFLQKIADQQQEQQQNIGVPVALNTSIAPQQQQPPQEPTPAPASAPAPAPAPTPTPMPTPTSAPASAPVSLPITIQPQQQVQTPTSVVQVQQTAPAAPVISQASPLPQQQQVQVQVQRQANMDIVKSDNNGESLMQASSSRWPKTEVEALIRLRTTLDMKYQENGPKGPLWEEISGLMKNLGYNRNAKRCKEKWENINKYFKKVKESNKKRPEDSKTCPYFHQLDALYREKNKGEGTSASRPEGTMMAPLMVRPEQQWPPQPQPPPVTGADVTMEDAENDRPHRDDEEYYDDDDGDEEDEDEGSDNYEVVASKPPPPQ